A single genomic interval of Juglans regia cultivar Chandler chromosome 1, Walnut 2.0, whole genome shotgun sequence harbors:
- the LOC109010286 gene encoding IAA-amino acid hydrolase ILR1-like 4 isoform X1, which yields MGAVSKWTSLILILQAFLALPSSSKPEELAHIPVNFLNFAKRPEVFDWMVGIRRKIHENPELGFEEFETSKLIRAELDRMGIFYKYPFAETGIVGYVGTGSPPFVAIRADMDALAMQELVEWEHKSKVPGKMHACGHDAHVSMLLGAAKILQEHRYELQGTVVLVFQPAEEGGGGAKKMIDNGALEHVEAIFGLHVSAAHPIGAVASRSGPLLAASGMFEAVISGKGGHAAIPHHTIDPILAASSAIISLQHLISREADPLDSQVVTVATFEGGGALNVIPDSVSIGGTFRAFSKESFIQLEYRIEEVITKQASVQRCNATVTFNANDQKPFYPVTLNDKDLHEHFQKVARHMLGDHNVLEMQPSMGAEDFSFYAEVIPGYFFYIGMKNETKGKFKRGHSPYFMVNEDALPYGAALHASLVTKYLLENKPKPNLPKAVSFRDEL from the exons ATGGGGGCTGTTTCCAAATGGACCTCTTTGATTCTTATTCTCCAAGCGTTCCTGGCACTACCAAGTTCTTCAAAGCCCGAAGAGTTGGCTCATATTCCAGTCAATTTCCTGAACTTTGCTAAAAGACCAGAGGTTTTTGATTGGATGGTGGGTATTAGGAGGAAGATACACGAGAACCCAGAACTTGGGTTTGAGGAGTTTGAGACCAGTAAGCTAATCAGAGCTGAGCTTGACCGTATGGGAATCTTCTACAAATACCCGTTTGCTGAAACTGGTATTGTTGGCTATGTCGGGACCGGTTCACCGCCTTTTGTGGCCATTCGAGCCGATATGGATGCTCTTGCTATGCAG GAGCTTGTAGAGTGGGAGCACAAGAGTAAAGTTCCGGGgaagatgcatgcatgtggcCATGATGCCCATGTTTCCATGCTTCTTGGAGCTGCAAAGATTCTTCAAGAGCATCGCTACGAGTTACAG ggaACTGTTGTACTTGTTTTCCAACCAGCCGAGGAAGGAGGCGGTGgagcaaagaaaatgatagataaCGGAGCATTGGAACATGTTGAGGCCATTTTTGGGCTGCATGTATCTGCTGCTCACCCTATTGGTGCAGTGGCTTCCAGGTCTGGCCCTCTTTTGGCAGCGAGTGGTATGTTTGAGGCAGTGATTAGTGGAAAGGGAGGTCATGCAGCCATTCCCCATCACACGATAGACCCAATCTTAGCAGCTTCCAGTGCAATTATTAGTTTGCAACATCTTATTTCGCGCGAAGCCGATCCCTTGGATTCACag GTAGTTACTGTCGCAACGTTCGAAGGAGGTGGCGCATTAAATGTTATTCCTGATTCTGTTTCAATTGGTGGAACGTTCAGGGCATTTTCAAAAGAAAGCTTTATCCAACTTGAGTACAGAATTGAAGAG GTTATCACAAAACAAGCAAGTGTACAGAGGTGCAATGCAACTGTCACTTTCAATGCAAATGATCAGAAGCCCTTTTACCCAGTGACTTTAAATGACAAAGATCTACACGAGCATTTCCAGAAAGTTGCAAGGCATATGCTAGGTGACCATAACGTATTAGAAATGCAACCATCGATGGGAGCAGAAGACTTCTCGTTTTATGCAGAGGTGATTCCCGGATACTTCTTCTACATTGGGATGAAGAATGAGACTAAAGGAAAGTTTAAACGGGGACATTCACCTTACTTTATGGTTAATGAAGATGCACTTCCTTATGGAGCAGCATTACATGCATCATTGGTCACCAAGTACCTCTTGGAAAACAAGCCCAAACCTAATCTGCCAAAGGCTGTGAGCTTTCGTGATGAGCTCTAA
- the LOC109010286 gene encoding IAA-amino acid hydrolase ILR1-like 4 isoform X2, whose protein sequence is MGAVSKWTSLILILQAFLALPSSSKPEELAHIPVNFLNFAKRPEVFDWMVGIRRKIHENPELGFEEFETSKLIRAELDRMGIFYKYPFAETGIVGYVGTGSPPFVAIRADMDALAMQELVEWEHKSKVPGKMHACGHDAHVSMLLGAAKILQEHRYELQGTVVLVFQPAEEGGGGAKKMIDNGALEHVEAIFGLHVSAAHPIGAVASRSGPLLAASGMFEAVISGKGGHAAIPHHTIDPILAASSAIISLQHLISREADPLDSQVVTVATFEGGGALNVIPDSVSIGGTFRAFSKESFIQLEYRIEEAC, encoded by the exons ATGGGGGCTGTTTCCAAATGGACCTCTTTGATTCTTATTCTCCAAGCGTTCCTGGCACTACCAAGTTCTTCAAAGCCCGAAGAGTTGGCTCATATTCCAGTCAATTTCCTGAACTTTGCTAAAAGACCAGAGGTTTTTGATTGGATGGTGGGTATTAGGAGGAAGATACACGAGAACCCAGAACTTGGGTTTGAGGAGTTTGAGACCAGTAAGCTAATCAGAGCTGAGCTTGACCGTATGGGAATCTTCTACAAATACCCGTTTGCTGAAACTGGTATTGTTGGCTATGTCGGGACCGGTTCACCGCCTTTTGTGGCCATTCGAGCCGATATGGATGCTCTTGCTATGCAG GAGCTTGTAGAGTGGGAGCACAAGAGTAAAGTTCCGGGgaagatgcatgcatgtggcCATGATGCCCATGTTTCCATGCTTCTTGGAGCTGCAAAGATTCTTCAAGAGCATCGCTACGAGTTACAG ggaACTGTTGTACTTGTTTTCCAACCAGCCGAGGAAGGAGGCGGTGgagcaaagaaaatgatagataaCGGAGCATTGGAACATGTTGAGGCCATTTTTGGGCTGCATGTATCTGCTGCTCACCCTATTGGTGCAGTGGCTTCCAGGTCTGGCCCTCTTTTGGCAGCGAGTGGTATGTTTGAGGCAGTGATTAGTGGAAAGGGAGGTCATGCAGCCATTCCCCATCACACGATAGACCCAATCTTAGCAGCTTCCAGTGCAATTATTAGTTTGCAACATCTTATTTCGCGCGAAGCCGATCCCTTGGATTCACag GTAGTTACTGTCGCAACGTTCGAAGGAGGTGGCGCATTAAATGTTATTCCTGATTCTGTTTCAATTGGTGGAACGTTCAGGGCATTTTCAAAAGAAAGCTTTATCCAACTTGAGTACAGAATTGAAGAG gccTGTTGA